In the Plectropomus leopardus isolate mb chromosome 5, YSFRI_Pleo_2.0, whole genome shotgun sequence genome, one interval contains:
- the LOC121943484 gene encoding uncharacterized protein LOC121943484, which yields MAQPSGACCEAKWVRGHLSGSVEANLHVTVRRQSDGRMPVVPCKDCKLYHCPYCKPSIYKPKEDYAKVWTHVEIHRMRALQHGEFNIHVCQLPCRAERHYHCPYCPNTLKCRKQFESHMDKCLEAQKTSAAAAAKGTLSDAPPGTSDQLPTTVGQGTFLLLNVTAPFPQTIMMGSLAPLEPSAQPKSTENPAVEIKHPSGQCPATSDTPAQPKSTADPPAEPKCTSNQCLASLDGLDEPTTTAPAAPPDLPVSTLTENPVKQTGQISQRATRRIKCPMCNLYLHKKNLRKHKLRKHFNQTMSEKDITVKDHLRSQCIDSHNGVYAVAKSYKATAVPIHVIKKRSDSTHKMVCGEDRCEAVSDFRRRSGLPNSQCSHLQSVDFCFTRAKKEDLKPCLLENLISSKWIGKDMGAKCLKHQEKATQNRAPLVTLVDLGGSHCLFLSVFAPEVLQHKVGRLFVTYTMKRGLWHCECSQGRISCLHKSLAKWYLFQTNKELFTSDAKGDAKLCFPEFMEDVPEETTEVSSGTLYPLREERLKEMAKYIYDQKKLPPKFPEDIPLCESELDFPKHLVPAQTVCPECPGGVYLTEPVLITNKARVITLTGAMEDNSTFFKQCPDCEMVYHYQEWSEGLHNYNNHIILSLQLCMLLQNLIKNHSAVDGVVEVLERTVGVKSPLAMEVLQGYLHFEALTNHDCLSVVMMDLYQKGVFNMAGFEITGLSESCTGEINAEEVWDSVCMEIIRSSLVARGSSFVSTSDVNLKEAAVSAVTVFPSPADRKKLSKQRIEECHRAVIRYLVKGLHPLFTVESPAFREMTKMLNPKYQLPSRDQLINTLMPSWYSAEKKRIIKELLQVSQAAVTCDWWTSSVHDHYLTVTLHFIVKGQMKHKVLRTKPVYDAQTDTAVAEQICKILEEFGVRDKVVVVTLDNSSSMDIAIKKSQLRKLRCFAQVLNVAAQKVYTSIAVTRWASRIRAVVVWIQRSSTAQKILQEKQQLLNLPQHSLVLDVRRNWSSFYLMMERFAEQYAAIQATTTDPQITQSDEWKRLEMFSDDDHQKAEEFMRIMKPMYTSSLCVSADKSPTCSQIFPILKKLTAHFETQDDDSLFTVTLKEKAWSDLSTCYRNDDTWKFLQEASAMDPRFKTRIDSDEIWYRVQNAAVRVTTTTEVSTQEEHRLWMEDNNADDVSEQNSDETLYPKRLRLTSLEELFEDEDRALKNITAAQKAPLAERVQQEIQLYRSLPAVPTSEDALAWWWRRRDSLPLLFQLSNMYLCIQASSTPHERVFSVTGDTISQERSHILPEHADMQIFLQKNC from the exons ATGGCGCAGCCGTCCGGGGCGTGTTGTGAAGCGAAGTGGGTGCGGGGGCATCTTTCTGGGAGTGTTGAAGC AAACTTGCACGTCACAGTCCGCAGGCAATCAGATGGCCGCATGCCTGTGGTGCCCTGCAAAGACTGCAAGCTTTACCACTGTCCCTACTGCAAGCCGTCTATCTACAAGCCAAAAGAAGATTATGCAAAAGTTTGGACACATGTAGAAATCCACAGAATGAGGGCCTTGCAACATGGAG aatTTAATATCCATGTGTGTCAGCTGCCGTGCAGAGCAGAAAGACATTATCATTGTCCATACTGTCCAAACACACTTAAATGCCGGAAACAGTTTGAAAGTCATATGGACAAATGTTTGGAGGCGCAAAAAACatcagcggcagcagcagccaaaGGTACACTGTCTGACGCTCCACCTGGTACGTCGGATCAGCTCCCTACCACAGTCGGACAGGGCACCTTCCTCCTGCTCAATGTCACTGCCCCTTTTCCGCAAACTATCATGATGGGATCCCTTGCTCCACTTGAGCCCTCTGCTCAGCCCAAATCCACAGAAAATCCAGCTGTTGAAATTAAACACCCATCAGGCCAGTGTCCTGCTACATCCGATACCCCTGCTCAGCCGAAATCCACAGCAGACCCCCCTGCTGAACCAAAATGCACATCAAATCAGTGTCTTGCCTCATTAGATGGCCTTGATGAACCCACAACTACAGCTCCTGCAGCTCCACCTGACCTGCCTGTCTCTACTTTAACAGAAAACCCTGTGAAGCAAACAGGTCAAATCTCCCAAAGAGCAACGAGAAGAATAAAATGTCCAATGTGCAACCTCTACTTACATAAAAAGAATCTAAGAAAACATAAACTCAGGAAACACTTCAATCAGACAATGTCTGAGAAGGACATAACAGTCAAAGACCATCTTAGAAGTCAGTGTATTGACTCTCATAACGGTGTGTATGCTGTTGCAAAGTCTTACAAGGCCACTGCCGTACCAATTCATGTCATTAAAAAGAGATCCGACAGCACACACAAAATGGTGTGTGGAGAGGATCGTTGTGAGGCTGTTTCAGATTTTCGGAGGAGGAGCGGCTTGCCTAATAGCCAGTGCTCTCATTTACAatctgttgatttttgtttcactcgtgcaaaaaaagaagacttgAAACCTTGTCTGTTGGAGAACCTGATTTCCAGTAAATGGATCGGAAAGGACATGGGGGCCAAGTGCCTGAAGCATCAGGAAAAAGCCACTCAGAACAGAGCCCCGCTTGTGACTCTTGTGGATCTCGGTGGAAGTCATTGCttatttttgtcagtatttGCGCCAGAGGTGTTGCAGCACAAGGTGGGAAGACTATTTGTGACATACACTATGAAGAGAGGACTGTGGCATTGCGAGTGTTCTCAAGGGAGAATTTCCTGCTTGCACAAAAGCCTAGCCAAATGGTATCTCTTCCAAACCAACAAAGAGCTATTCACCTCAGATGCCAAAGGAGATGCGAAGCTATGCTTTCCTGAATTCATGGAAGATGTACCTGAAGAAACCACAGAAGTTTCATCTGGAACTTTGTATCCACTAAGAGAAGAGAGACTAAAAGAAATGGCAAAGTACATTTACGACCAAAAAAAATTGCCCCCCAAGTTTCCAGAAGACATCCCCCTTTGTGAGTCTGAACTAGACTTCCCAAAGCATTTGGTGCCAGCTCAAACAGTCTGCCCAGAGTGCCCAGGAGGTGTTTATTTAACAGAGCCGGTGCTGATCACCAACAAAGCGAGAGTCATTACTTTAACAGGAGCGATGGAAG ATAATTCAACGTTTTTCAAACAGTGTCCAGATTGTGAAATGGTCTACCATTACCAGGAGTGGAGTGAAGGTCTTCACAATTACAATAACCACATAATACTGAGTCTGCAACTGTGCATGCTTCTGCAAAATTTAATCAAG AATCACTCTGCTGTTGATGGAGTGGTGGAGGTGCTGGAGCGGACAGTAGGTGTCAAGTCTCCACTTGCCATGGAGGTGCTTCAGGGATACCTCCACTTTGAGGCTCTTACAAATCATGACTGTCTCTCTGTAGTCATGATGGATCTTTATCAAAAGGGGGTTTTCAACATGGCAG GGTTCGAGATCACGGGCCTGTCTGAATCCTGTACTGGAGAAATAAATGCAGAGGAAGTTTGGGATTCAGTGTGCATGGAGATAATAAGAAGCAGCCTGGTTGCTC GAGGCTCAAGCTTTGTTTCCACCTCAGACGTTAACCTCAAAGAAGCTGCTGTGTCTGCAGTCACAGTTTTCCCCAGCCCGGCTGACAGAAAGAAGCTGAGCAAACAAAGAATAGAGGAGTGTCACAGAGCTGTGATCAGATATCTTGTGAAGGGGCTGCATCCCCTGTTCACAGTGGAGTCACCAGCGTTTAG AGAGATGACAAAAATGCTAAACCCAAAGTACCAGCTGCCTTCCAGAGATCAGCTCATAAACACGCTGATGCCGTCATGGTACTCTGCGGAGAAGAAACGCATCATCAAAGAGCTGCTTCAGGTGTCTCAGGCTGCAGTGACGTGTGACTGGTGGACAAGTTCTGTCCACGACCACTACCTGACAGTTACTTTGCACTTCATAGTGAAAGGCCAAATGAAGCACAAAGTGCTTCGTACGAAGCCGGTTTACGACGCTCAGACAGACACAGCAGTGGCAgaacaaatatgtaaaatactGGAGGAGTTTGGTGTCAGAGACAAAGTCGTTGTAGTGACGCTGGATAATTCATCCAGCATGGACATTGCCATCAAGAAATCACAGCTTAGAAAGCTGAGATGTTTTGCCCAAGTATTAAATGTTGCTGCACAGAAGGTGTACACCAGCATCGCTGTGACCAGGTGGGCGTCAAGAATAAGAGCTGTTGTTGTGTGGATCCAAAGGTCTTCCACAGCTCAAAAAATTCTTCAGGAGAAACAGCAGCTCTTGA ATCTACCACAACACTCTCTAGTGCTCGATGTCCGAAGAAATTGGAGCTCATTCTACCTCATGATGGAGAGGTTTGCGGAGCAGTATGCTGCCATACAGGCCACCACCACAGATCCTCAGATCACACAGTCTGATGAGTGGAAAAG GCTGGAAATGTTCTCAGACGATGATCACCAAAAAGCAGAGGAGTTTATGAGGATCATGAAGCCTATGTATACGTCTTCGCTCTGCGTCTCAGCTGACAAGAGTCCAACTTGTAGTCAGATATTTCCCATCCTGAAAAAACTGACGGCCCACTTTGAAACCCAGGATGACGACTCTCTGTTCACAGTCACGCTCAAAGAAAAAGCCTGGAGCGACCTGTCTACATGTTACAGG AATGATGATACTTGGAAGTTCCTACAGGAGGCGAGCGCCATGGATCCAAGGTTCAAGACCAGAATTGACTCTGATGAGATTTGGTACAGAGTGCAAAATGCTGCAGTTAGGGTTACAACCACAACAGAG GTGTCAACTCAGGAGGAACACAGACTTTGGATGGAGGACAATAATGCTGATGATGTATCTGAGCAAAATTCAGATGAG ACTCTGTATCCCAAAAGGCTGAGATTAACCAGCCTGGAGGAACTTTTCGAAGATGAGGACAGAGCCCTGAAGAACATTACAGCAGCACAAAAGGCACCACTAGCTGAAAGAGTTCAGCAAGAAATACAGCTGTACAGAAGCCTGCCTGCAGTGCCCACATCAGAGGACGCTCTGGCCTGGTGGTGGAGGAGACGGGACTCGCTGCCGCTCCTGTTTCAACTCTCCAACATGTACCTCTGTATCCAAGCATCATCGACTCCCCATGAGAGAGTTTTTTCCGTAACAGGGGACACTATCAGCCAAGAGAGGTCACATATTCTGCCAGAACACGCGGATATGCAGATTTTTCTTCAGAAAAATtgttaa